From the Colletotrichum lupini chromosome 1, complete sequence genome, the window CGGGATGTTTACTGATTGGCGATGCGTTACCCGGCAGTCGTAAACTCAACCCTCTTTTTAGTAAGGATGTGGTTGTATCGCGAGGGcgggggaaggggggggggggggggggggggggggaggtgggggggggggggggggtggtgTGTTTGGGGAGGGCTGAGAGAGGACAGGACGTTTTTGTTgtgggggggtgggggggggggggggggggggggggggggggggggggggggggggggtggatGAATTTGCCCAGCTAATGTAAAGGAAGTGCGGAGAGGCAGCGAGGTTACGAATGAGAAGAAATGGGAATAGGCTTCGGTCCCATGTGCGTCGGATGAATGATGCGGAGTAAAGACTGCGTAGATCATCTTTGGTAAGGTAGGTCTTGCTCGGGAAATCGAGATGAGAAGGAATAATTTGGGCCTGCGTAAACCAAAACATTCCAGTCCAAGGCACACGCATACGTTTCCGGACTCAGGTCTGGAATCGAACGGTAACTCGTGGTGATTCATCGCTCTCTTATTGTCGAGCCGGAAAACTGGGTAAGGAACAAGACTAACAGAACAAGAACAAGTTTCTCTCTGTCCCTCAAACCCATTGAGGgtgccttttttctttttttggtTTCACGGATTCACTCACCTCTCAAAACTCCGCAACCGCCGAGCCGCCCTACGCTAACCTCAACCAATTCCTCAACCACCGGATCCCAAAGTCGTCATCAAAGTAATCAATCATTCAAACAACACCTCTTGTGCGCCGCCGACCACTTTTTTCTCAAGTTCACTACTCGCCAACCGCCGTCTTTCCCTACAGCCGTCCCACCAGCTTCTGGCTCCGATCCGATGCTTGTCTAAGTAACGAAATGAGATGAGCCAAGCAGACACTTTTTGTTTTTAAACAACAACGAACAGTCAAAGACAACTTCATACTCGGGGAGAGAGTGACTAAAGGGGAGAGAGAAACCAGTCTGTTCTGTCATGCTTGCGTTGCGGCACAGAGAGCCCTTACACTCCAGTAGCGTCATCGAAAACAATCGCGGCCTTGATGGCGCTCTTGTTCTTGATGGACTCGAGAGCCTCGCCGAACTGCTCCAGCTTGAACGTCTTGTTGACGATACCCTTGGTCTTGACCTTGCCCGAGTCAAGGTAGTCAATGGTGGCGGCTGCGCGAGTGTTAGTATGATTGGGCTGGAGTGCCTACTCAAGCAGTAGGTACAGAGTTTTTCGAAGATTGATACGTACGGAACATGTAGGTCTCGGAGAAGGAGCCGAGGATTGTGATCTCGTCACCGAAAATCTTGGAGGGGGGCCATGATACACGAGCAGAGCTGCTGTAGACACTATTTTTTGACACATCAGCAACCATGTACGCTAAAACGGCGCTTTGCTACCTTACCCGTAGACGACGAGCTTGCCACCGCGGCGGACGTAGTTGATGGCATCCTCGAGAATCTTGACGGAACCGGTAGCCTCAACGACGACGTCAAAGCCGTACGGGTGATCCTTCTGGAGCTGGGTGAACTGGACCTGGGGATCGGAGCGGGACAGCTCAATGTAGTTATCGGCAGCATCCAAGCTGCGAGCGAGGTCCATCTTCAGACCTTGAGGGGCCGCGATGGTGACATTGCAACCACCGTTGTGGCGCATGAGTTGAGCAAGCATCTATATCGTGGTGCATCGATCAGTCATTGGCGCACAGGGTGCAGGGTGTAATATCCCGGCCGAAGTGAACTCACAAGACCGGTGGGGCCGGCGCCGAACATGAGGACGCTTGATCCGAGGCGGGGCCGAATCTTGTCCAGACCGTGGCAGGCGCAGGAGGCGGGCTCGAGAAGAGTGGCATCGACATCGTTAAGGTTGTGGATCTTGAAGACCTTGCCGGCAGGGTACGCGCAGTACTCGGCGAAACCACCGTTCATTGTGACACCGTGAGCCTCAAACTGCAAAAAAGGTATTACTTCAATATCCGTCCATATAAGTGGTTAAGTGGGGTCGGGCATACGTGCTCGCAGAGCAAAAGCTCTCCACGTCGGCAGTAGAAGCACTCATTGCAGAGCTCGCTGTTGTCGGCAGCAACACGGTCGCCAACCTTGAAGTCCTTCACTTTCTGTGCTTTCATGTTAGCAGTCATTCCGTCAGAAGTTGTGGACAATAGCTTTGCTTACAGGTCCAACGGCGGCAACGACACCAACAGTCTCATGGCCAGGAATCAAGGGGAACTTTGCAATGAACTCTCCCTCGTGAATGTGCTATAAGTGATATTAGCTACGTTGCTCGAGGCATGACTGGAGACCGTGAGGTTCGGGAGGTTTTACCAAGTCTGTGGCGTCCGGGTCAGTCGTACAGATCAATGCAAAAGATCACTCTCGACTTGCACAGCGTATGCAATGGTACACGAGAGACGACAGTTCACTCACCAGTACCACAAACACCACAAGCTCTAACTTTGACCAGAACATCGTTCTCCCGAAGCTCTGGAAGGGGGACTTGGACAATTGACCAATCCTCGGGCTTCTCGTAGCTGGATGAGGGGTCAGCTTAGCGCCAATGGAGGGGTAGATCGTCCAGCGACCAAAGTTGCGTGAACTGCCACGCTGACCCGATGATTATTCATAGTTGAGAAAGGGGGGCCATACCGGAGAGCCTTCATCTGCTTGGGAAGGTTCGACATGTTGAAAGGTTTTTGACTTGTGCTCTGATGAAGATAGGTGTGCTATCGTATCTTGATGCTCAGTTAGCGGATGTTAAGAGAATAAATGACGTTCAGCCTGTGTTATAGGGGGAGCAGAGAAACGACGGCAGCTAACAACGTACACGTGAGACTCACTGGAGGACAGGCGAGGTGAGGGGAAGCTTGATTTGGTGCTTCTATGTGAAGCTCCAAGAGGTGGAATGGGTAGCTTTATATAAGGCCTCCTTCGAGCAGCGCGGGGAATGGGCGCATCTTGGGACGGAGATGGGACCAGGGTCCAAAGCGTTGTTGGCTGGCGTGTCTGAGGTCAGGGTACTTACATCTAAATCCTCCCTTAGACTCGCATTGTACGCTCAAATCGGCGAGCTTCGATGGCTACACCAAGCTCATGTACCTATTCATTCGTGTGGTGCCATCTGGCATGTTGGCGTAGGTAGCTGCATCCCGCGTCCGCAGACGCATCCTCGACCACATCGACGCGCCACTCGGCCAACAAATGATGGTACATAC encodes:
- a CDS encoding alcohol dehydrogenase GroES-like domain-containing protein, with product MSNLPKQMKALRYEKPEDWSIVQVPLPELRENDVLVKHIHEGEFIAKFPLIPGHETVGVVAAVGPKVKDFKVGDRVAADNSELCNECFYCRRGELLLCEHFEAHGVTMNGGFAEYCAYPAGKVFKIHNLNDVDATLLEPASCACHGLDKIRPRLGSSVLMFGAGPTGLMLAQLMRHNGGCNVTIAAPQGLKMDLARSLDAADNYIELSRSDPQVQFTQLQKDHPYGFDVVVEATGSVKILEDAINYVRRGGKLVVYGVYSSSARVSWPPSKIFGDEITILGSFSETYMFPATIDYLDSGKVKTKGIVNKTFKLEQFGEALESIKNKSAIKAAIVFDDATGV